From Salvia splendens isolate huo1 chromosome 16, SspV2, whole genome shotgun sequence, a single genomic window includes:
- the LOC121770094 gene encoding uncharacterized protein LOC121770094, with product MENPHGNNEGIPPPPPPPLNQDQIILQLQQEMAEMRREREEERRREAPVRDAFGNVNIPHPPYDTRVNANNFELKTGLIQFVEQRVFSGRPTEDPNRHLSKFLEIANTTKLNGVPDDTIKLRLFPFSLSGYARDWFDNLEPGSVTSWDDLAQKFLDRFFPLSSTLNLQAEISHFKMKGQESMFEAWERFNALLKKCPNHGLSPGHQVSLFYNGCSEFIKSQLDFGSGGSFLDKGVEECKKMLQRLAYTSKGWSSGRDSSMPVASVVDSDAFNLLNQQMMLLNQKVDGLSLGVAPMGEPLHTVEDVNYVHQGGNQRNFYNYRPNNGGGNYQGYRSPFNAHPNLSYGNPNNAIQPPPPPRFPTPSGSTSGAANVPTNSKPSSDDVTHELLKALMEKTDGIMTQSTKRIDKVETAVVEVTTRMGALEHQMSQIAQAVGQLHQPGQFPSNTIPNTKDCKAINLRSGTSYKSPPMPEKEAIVQPEEEETIEVEASTKSPPKDQAETIVPPKPTEESSN from the exons ATGGAAAATCCACATGGGAACAATGAGGGAATTccccctccacctccacctccattAAATCAAGACCAAATCATTCTCCAACTACAACAAGAAATGGCGGAGATGAGAAgggaaagagaggaggaaaggAGGCGAGAGGCTCCGGTTAGAGACGCATTTGGGAACGTCAATATCCCACATCCACCCTATGATACAAGGGTGAATGCCAACAATTTTGAGTTGAAGACAGGATTGATTCAATTTGTGGAGCAACGTGTTTTCTCGGGAAGGCCCACGGAGGATCCTAATAGGCACTTATCTAAATTCTTAGAGATTGCCAATACAACTAAGCTTAATGGGGTTCCCGACGATACAATCAAACTTAGGCTATTTCCATTCTCATTGTCGGGATATGCTAGAGATTGGTTTGATAACCTTGAGCCGGGCTCGGTTACAAGTTGGGACGACTTAGCCCAAAAGTTTTTGGATCGATTCTTCCCTCTAAGCTCCACTCTCAACCTCCAAGCAGAGATCTCCCACTTTAAAATGAAGGGCCAAGAGTCTATGTTCGAGGCTTGGGAGAGATTCAACGCCTTGCTAAAGAAATGCCCCAACCATGGGTTATCTCCGGGCCATCAAGTGAGCCTCTTCTACAATGGATGCTCGGAGTTTATCAAGAGTCAATTAGACTTTGGTTCGGGGGGTTCattcttggacaagggggtcgaGGAGTGCAAGAAGATGCTTCAAAGGCTTGCCTATACTAGCAAGGGTTGGAGCTCGGGCCGAGATAGTTCAATGCCGGTGGCTTCGGTTGTGGATTCGGATGCATTCAATCTTCTCAACCAACAAATGATGTTGTTGAATCAAAAGGTGGATGGCCTTAGTTTGGGAGTGGCACCTATGGGAGAGCCTTTACATACCGTGGAAGATGTCAATTATGTGCATCAAGGAGGGAATCAAAGGAACTTCTACAACTATCGCCCTAACAATGGGGGTGGTAATTACCAAGGCTATCGCTCACCCTTCAATGCACATCCAAACCTTTCTTATGGCAATCCAAACAATGCTATccaaccacctccaccacctcgtTTCCCTACACCTAGTGGGTCGACAAGTGGGGCCGCTAATGTGCCCACCAATTCTAAACCTTCAAGTGATGATGTCACCCATGAGCTTCTGAAAGCTCTAATGGAGAAGACCGATGGAATCATGACACAATCTACTAAGAGAATTGATAAGGTTGAGACGGCGGTAGTGGAGGTCACCACGAGAATGGGGGCTTTGGAACATCAAATGAGTCAAATTGCCCAAGCCGTGGGCCAACTTCATCAACCGGGGCAATTCCCAAGCAACACCATTCCTAACACAAAGGATTGCAAGGCTATCAATTTGAGGAGTGGAACAAGCTATAAGAGCCCCCCTATGCCCGAAAAGGAAGCTATTGTGCAACCCGAAGAAGAAGAGACAATAGAAGTGGAGGCATCAACGAAGAGCCCACCAAAAGATCAAGCCGAGACAATAGTTCCTCCTAAGCCCACGGAA GAAAGTTCAAATTAA